The Schistocerca americana isolate TAMUIC-IGC-003095 chromosome 5, iqSchAmer2.1, whole genome shotgun sequence genome includes a window with the following:
- the LOC124616242 gene encoding uncharacterized protein LOC124616242 has product MYLNIKGNIHILLVYNTLDQEIVGTPLKFQHVLQNSDRNNVAVNKLILNVPQNSIVVLDNASYHNVLHEKPPTMHSRKADMAYWLNSQNIQFDQGSIKIELLALIESNKPTKIYTVDKLLAHYGHSVLCLPPYHPEINPIEMVWATVKNWVATKNVPFKLEDVWKLAEEKFFYITVHKWEAVCRHVEDVEETYANQEKLADKLEEMVIEIRASDTDDTSDDYDDDDDFQPFQSEDSE; this is encoded by the exons ATGTATCTAAACATAAAAGGAAACATTCACATTCTTCTGGTCTACAATACTTTAGATCAGGAGATAGTGGGCACTCCTTTAAAATTTCAACATGTTCTTCAAAACAGTGACAGAAATAAC gtggCTGTAAACAAACTAATACTGAATGTGCCGCAAAACTCTATTGTTGTGCTTGACAATGCGAGTTATCACAATGTTCTGCACGAAAAACCACCAACAATGCATAGCAGGAAAGCTGACATGGCATATTGGCTAAATTCCCAAAACATTCAATTTGACCAAGGAAGCATAAAGATCGAACTGCTTGCCTTAATAGAAAGCAACAAACCCACAAAGATTTACACTGTGGATAAACTTCTGGCACATTATGGTCATTCTGTTCTCTGTTTACCTCCTTACCACCCTGAAATAAATCCTATAGAAATGGTATGGGCTACGGTAAAGAACTGGGTGGCTACAAAGAATGTTCCGTTCAAGCTGGAGGATGTGTGGAAGCTAGCTGAAGAAAAATTTTTCTACATTACTGTACACAAATGGGAGGCAGTTTGCAGACATGTGGAAGATGTGGAAGAAACATATGCAAATCAGGAAAAATTGGCAGACAAACTGGAAGAAATGGTTATTGAGATACGTGCCAGCGATACTGATGACACTagcgatgattatgatgatgatgatgatttccaaCCTTTCCAGTCTGAGGACAGTGAATAA